In Meleagris gallopavo isolate NT-WF06-2002-E0010 breed Aviagen turkey brand Nicholas breeding stock chromosome 3, Turkey_5.1, whole genome shotgun sequence, one DNA window encodes the following:
- the RAMP3 gene encoding receptor activity-modifying protein 3 isoform X1 codes for MGARVDHAAVHLHAWMYKWEHAYGCALSHSGTCFGRGLDSMISGAPFQLLWVQVGARMCAYGCTRAHARMRTHVHPHTRGHRHAPAHRAVQCRKRPHTLAHAPGSPASPAQVLAARPALPPPQEHPEGGDAAFSRDRPPGREAEPALWERVRRPWHCAATDRPPHVGLRDGGVRPLPAAPSRSAAVGRAKIINATSLLAKSKM; via the coding sequence ATGGGTGCACGCGTGGATCACGCTGCTGTGCACCTGCATGCATGGATGTACAAATGGGAGCATGCGTATGGGTGTGCACTCAGCCATTcgggaacctgctttggcagggggttggactcgatgatctctggagctcccttccaactcctgtgGGTGCAGGTGGGTGCACGCATGTGCGCATATGGATGTACCCGGGCACATGCACGGATGCGCACGCACGTGCACCCGCACACACGCGGCCACAGGCACGCTCCTGCACACCGAGCTGTGCAGTGCCGCAAACGACCGCACACCCTCGCGCACGCTCCTGGCTCACCCGCATCCCCCGCGCAGGTCCTCGCAGCCCGCCCTGCCTTGCCCCCGCCCCAGGAGCATCCCGAGGGCGGAGACGCTGCGTTCTCCCGGGACCGCCCGCCGGGCCGAGAAGCGGAGCCTGCCCTCTGGGAGCGAGTGAGACGACCGTGGCACTGCGCGGCTACAGACCGGCCCCCCCATGTGGGGCTCCGGGATGGAGGCGTCCGACCGCTGCCGGCGGCACCTTCCCGTTCTGCTGCTGTGGG